The following proteins are encoded in a genomic region of Phaeodactylum tricornutum CCAP 1055/1 chromosome 1, whole genome shotgun sequence:
- a CDS encoding predicted protein, whose translation MSKRRVSLQTMKTSLIFLLAFCRPSYSFVLPTNAQRSSKSTACFGIGEWRDTFFNFPGAGDDRRIGTESGPPPKEVCILPFPFVEVLLQGETKQLRLYEERFIKLFDDAMKNHSGVVAMGLLADSGIIQTVPLCEIEAYNRLEGFGIFVTIRAVGRAQLVEIVQQEPYLKAVCTELADKLPPNLELPNLVASNIENFMLLLSSMEHRLQQAKAKNGNTEQEEEDAEMERRINIAKLDDRFYQADDDEDSEEDIELDRRARFRQAYEVACSTDTQGYCVVDKTSDRTPQELTAISWAAFCTELLLEDDATFRIQALDSDSLFDRLKLASHMLRDKKAQLRVKMQKAGLKFRGEDLDEDEPSIDEMI comes from the exons ATGAGCAAGCGCCGTGTATCGTTGCAAACAATGAAAACTAGCTTGATTTTTCTGCTAGCTTTTTGCCGCCCTTCCTACTCATTTGTCTTACCTACCAATGCACAGAGAAGTTCGAAAAGTACGGCATGCTTTGGAATTGGCGAATGGCGCGACACCTTTTTCAATTTCCCAGGCGCCGGAGACGATCGCCGGATCGGCACCGAGTCTGGACCGCCACCTAAAGAAGTCTGCATCTTGCCTTTTCCCTTCGTCGAAGTACTACTGCAAGGTGAAACCAAGCAGTTGCGTCTGTATGAAGAGCGTTTTATCAAGCTGTTCGATGATGCTATGAAGAACCACAGCGGCGTCGTGGCAATGG GTTTGTTGGCCGATTCGGGCATCATCCAAACGGTGCCGCTATGTGAAATCGAAGCCTATAATCGCCTTGAAGGTTTTGGTATTTTTGTTACCATCCGTGCTGTTGGGAGGGCACAGCTAGTGGAAATCGTTCAACAAGAGCCGTACCTCAAAGCCGTGTGTACCGAGCTTGCCGACAAGCTGCCGCCTAATCTAGAGTTACCGAATCTTGTGGCTAGTAACATTGAAAACTTTATGCTACTTTTGAGTAGCATGGAACATCGACTCCAACAGGCCAAGGCAAAAAATGGCAATACCGagcaggaagaagaggacgcAGAAATGGAGCGTCGAATCAACATCGCTAAACTG GATGATCGGTTCTATCAAgctgacgatgacgaagactcGGAAGAAGACATCGAATTGGATCGCCGCGCACGTTTTCGACAAGCCTACGAAGTTGCCTGCTCCACCGACACTCAAGGCTATTGCGTAGTGGACAAGACTTCGGATCGGACACCTCAGGAGCTCACAGCAATCAGCTGGGCCGCATTTTGCACGGAGCTTCTCCTGGAAGACGATGCTACGTTCCGAATACAAGCCTTAGACTCCGATAGTTTATTTGATCGCTTGAAGCTGGCATCGCACATGCTTCGAGATAAAAAGGCCCAACTCCGCGTCAAGATGCAAAAAGCTGGTCTCAAATTCCGTGGCGAGGACTTGGACGAGGATGAACCCTCGATCGACGAGATGATATAA
- a CDS encoding predicted protein — protein sequence MSVKKDARKQEEQHDTARKAARGTLATLMLRLVSFGCTQWTLRVLDPTSLGKASIQLELILTTVLFLSREGFRLALTRNVKDANWNVAWLSVPVATLISVAALIGHWRLTARSDDPDYRVAGVLFCVASCIEGWAEPAVLLVLRELDVAVKAKAEGIATVGKTVATVVALRYWQTNQPVTAFGLAQLVYAIVYFIVLYKAVWSRLNGFVWNQLDHSTCYLTMVFTIQGIFKHFLTEADRIVLSTMSNSYDQGVYAMGSAYGGMAARIILQPVEENGRLLWSRLANGPVQPLLESYTVLIKVVMYVGFVFSCLAVNYTTIVLNALAGRNWGDNQEATAVLSAFCVYTAFLAWNGMTEAFVYGVASSGRDMGRLGVMHGIIGALFAVSAPIVVGWAGTVGLVGANCTAMFLRGAYSVHYAADYFSTRQNQSYRSTLAQLLGLPDQIHDTYRPT from the exons ATGTCGGTGAAGAAGGATGCCCGAAAGCAGGAAGAGCAGCACGATACTGCACGAAAGGCCGCTCGGGGAACACTGGCAACATTGATGTTGCGTCTGGTGTCCTTCGGATGCACCCAATGGACGTTGCGAGTCTTGGATCCAACAAGTTTGGGCAAGGCCTCGATTCAGCTCGAGTTAATTCTCACGACAGTGTTATTTTTGAGTCGCGAAGGCTTTCGACTAGCGTTGACGAGGAACGTGAAGGACGCCAACTGGAACGTTGCTTGGTTGAGTGTCCCGGTTGCTACGTTGATTTCTGTGGCGGCGCTTATTGGGCACTGGCGTTTGACGGCACGTTCGGACGACCCCGATTATCGTGTTGCTGGTGTACTCTTTTGTGTGGCGTCTTGTATCGAGGGTTGGGCGGAACCGGCCGTTCTGCTCGTACTGCGCGAGCTTGATGTggccgtcaaggccaaggcggAAGGAATCGCGACGGTTGGAAAGACCGTTGCTACCGTTGTGGCGCTTCGGTATTGGCAAACAAATCAGCCTGTCACCGCATTTGGCCTCGCTCAATTGGTATACGCGATCGTGTACTTCATCGTTTTGTACAAGGCGGTGTGGTCGAGACTGAACGGCTTTGTATGGAATCAGCTTGATCACTCAACTTGTTACCTGACGATGGTCTTTACTATCCAAGGCATTTTCAAGCATTTTCTCACGGAAGCCGATCGCATCGTCTTGTCGACAATGAGTAATAGTTACGACCAAGGCGTGTATGCCATGGGCAGTGCCTATGGAGGTATGGCGGCTCGTATTATCCTGCAACCCGTTGAAGAAAATGGGCGACTTTTGTGGAGTCGATTGGCCAACGGCCCGGTACAACCGTTACTCGAATCTTACACTGTTCTCATCAAAGTTGTCATGTACGTGGGATTTGTCTTTAGTTGCCTCGCCGTGAATTACACCACCATTGTGTTGAATGCTCTGGCGGGGCGAAATTGGGGTGATAACCAAGAAGCGACCGCTGTCTTGAGTGCGTTTTGCGTTTACACGGCATTTTTGGCATGGAACGGGATGACGGAGGCCTTTGTATACGGTGTTGCATCCAGTGGTAGGGATATGGGACGATTGGGCGTCATGCACGGGATTATTGGTGCTCTGTTTGCCGTCTCTGCTCCCATCGTTGTTGGCTGGGCTGGTACGGTAGGCTTGGTAGGAGCCAACTGTACAGCCATGTTCCTTCGCGGAGCTTATTCGGTTCACTACGCAGCAGATTATTTTTCGACTCGGCAGAACCAATCCTATCGGTCTACCCTAGCGCAACTATTGG GTCTCCCTGACCAGATTCACGACACGTATCGTCCAACTTGA
- a CDS encoding predicted protein yields MRRHCLLSALLLLSGPGLDQSRSFRVVAFQTSSAPRSSLSRCTTALDAKSRKARREVDRSRPKSFYDAIEDAQDKPVKEGPPPKKKKKEGKPSDNEGVASDTERQVRATEAQQRMDERPEVSTMIIDEETGIEVVAQGKSVMDVVTRKAVKLSSMGPEYRLAQMFPGVPPAVRDAMRLNWQTAEVPDMVEALREACSVKLEDGKRGIPPHPSVANKAIDFVLANRDYLGSRMKKTLGRLQMRNMSLGNKDEAREYQKLWRNFLTLENHISAPFRQIIMDAEGRVGPNFGNLDLQQFCGGEIYQRAANYLVLKGMVAHWEKKVVDAEYLERTKQTKENYITILARGDPKRFLPDPPILFTLRECSQVALMSQQMTKAFVDTPELFDDLPVEIRFLESALTIKGGTALRKFIVEEFCPAEGISPEGLREGLRRLATQLENMQIDPYADITNIIERLNMAMSVGTDDERNPYTAYVANKDPNGPGAFQTYTFNHEKLSLVRFLDSQYEGTSGVADLPKQSGLGGFFNFGGTSNTPSTATEVTKDRSKYYKVPDARAAGRPHDLGWLDMLNDEKDTARLGKVPPGRIIPDDE; encoded by the coding sequence ATGCGGCGTCACTGTCTGTTAAGCGCCTTGCTCCTCCTCTCGGGCCCGGGTCTGGATCAGTCGCGTTCGTTCCGCGTCGTCGCTTTCCAAACTTCAAGCGCGCCCCGCTCGAGTCTATCACGGTGCACAACGGCACTCGACGCCAAGAGCCGGAAAGCCCGCCGGGAGGTTGATCGCTCACGTCCTAAATCGTTCTATGACGCGATCGAGGATGCGCAAGACAAACCCGTAAAGGAAGGTCCGCcgccaaaaaagaagaaaaaggaggGCAAGCCATCGGACAACGAGGGTGTCGCGTCGGATACCGAGCGACAAGTCCGAGCCACGGAAGCGCAACAACGCATGGACGAACGTCCCGAAGTATCCACCATGATCATTGACGAGGAAACTGGTATTGAAGTTGTCGCGCAGGGAAAATCAGTCATGGATGTTGTGACCCGCAAAGCAGTCAAGTTGTCCTCGATGGGTCCGGAATACCGACTCGCACAAATGTTTCCGGGGGTTCCACCAGCTGTCCGTGACGCCATGCGTTTAAATTGGCAAACTGCCGAAGTTCCTGACATGGTGGAAGCCTTGCGGGAAGCCTGTTCCGTAAAACTCGAGGACGGCAAGCGCGGAATCCCTCCGCACCCGTCCGTCGCGAATAAGGCTATCGACTTTGTCCTTGCCAATCGTGACTACCTTGGCTCTAGAATGAAAAAGACTCTAGGACGTCTGCAGATGCGCAACATGTCACTGGGAAACAAAGACGAAGCCCGGGAGTACCAAAAGCTGTGGCGCAACTTTTTGACGTTGGAAAATCATATTTCGGCACCCTTTCGCCAGATCATAATGGACGCGGAAGGTCGAGTCGGGCCCAACTTTGGGAACTTGGATCTACAACAATTTTGTGGCGGAGAAATCTATCAACGGGCAGCAAACTACTTGGTCCTAAAAGGCATGGTGGCACATTGGGAAAAGAAGGTGGTCGATGCCGAATACTTGGAACGTACCAAGCAAACGAAGGAGAACTATATTACAATACTCGCTAGGGGCGACCCGAAGCGTTTCTTACCGGATCCTCCCATTCTCTTTACTTTGAGAGAATGCAGCCAGGTGGCGCTCATGTCACAACAAATGACCAAGGCCTTTGTGGACACTCCTGAACTGTTTGATGACCTTCCCGTCGAAATTCGTTTCCTGGAATCCGCCTTGACAATTAAGGGTGGTACAGCCTTGCGGAAATTCATTGTGGAAGAATTTTGCCCGGCCGAGGGCATCTCACCGGAAGGACTCCGTGAAGGACTTCGACGATTAGCCACTCAGCTTGAGAATATGCAGATTGATCCGTATGCCGATATTACCAACATCATCGAACGACTAAACATGGCCATGTCGGTTGGGACAGACGATGAGCGCAACCCTTACACTGCTTATGTGGCGAACAAGGACCCGAATGGCCCTGGCGCCTTTCAAACATACACGTTCAACCATGAGAAACTATCACTTGTCCGATTTTTGGACAGCCAGTACGAAGGGACATCTGGTGTTGCGGATCTTCCGAAACAGAGCGGGTTGGGCGGATTCTTCAATTTTGGTGGTACCAGTAACACGCCGTCAACAGCAACGGAAGTGACTAAAGACCGAAGCAAGTACTACAAGGTTCCGGACGCCCGTGCCGCCGGGCGTCCGCATGATCTCGGGTGGCTCGACATGCTgaacgacgaaaaagacacgGCTCGTCTAGGCAAGGTCCCTCCGGGAAGAATTATTCCCGACGATGAATAG
- the CRTISO5 gene encoding CRTISO5 carotenoid isomerase 5,phytoene dehydrogenase-related protein (Carotenoid isomerase 5, putative: groups with CRTISO in phylogenetic tree containing various PDS ZDS and CRTISO.) gives DVIVIGSGMGGLACGALSAKYGDKVLVLESHIKCGGSAHTFSRMHNGEKYSFEVGPSIFEGLDRPSLNPLRMIFDVLEEEMPVKTYTGLGYWTPTGYWRFPIGSQSKFEDLLMEQAEDGPKAVEEWNMLRKRLKTLGGSTTAVSLLNLRQDPGFLATTAGSLPFVATHPDVFLDLSLTFDSLHKTVDKIVTVPFLRNFIDTMCIFCGFPAKGAMTAHMLYILERFFEESACYSVPIGGTCEMGNTLVRGLEKFGGKIQLNAHVDEILVENGRAVGVRLKNGNVVKANKAVVSNATPFDTVKMLGEKQALPEGVAKWKEELGKLPRHGAIMHLFLAIDAKDLDLSHIQDPAHLVVQDWGRSLQDSQNLCSFFIPSLLDKTLCPEGKHVIHVYSSGGEPYEPWEKLKPGTQEYDDYKNERAKVLWEAVERCIPDVRDRLEFSIVGSPLAHEAFLRRDRGTYGMAWAAGTSAPQAGLLQNILPFPFPNLKTPVDGLLRCGDSCFPGIGTPSAAASGAIAANTMNPVGKHLDLL, from the exons GATGTAATCGTGATTGGATCCGGTATGGGCGGGCTAGCTTGTGGCGCCCTGTCAGCTAAATACGGTGACAAGGTCCTCGTGCTAGAGTCGCACATTAAATGCGGAGGATCGGCTCATACATTCTCCCGTATGCACAACGGTGAAAAATATTCCTTCGAAGTGGGtccttcaatttttgaaGGACTCGACCGTCCAAGCCTGAATCCCCTTCGCATGATTTTTGATGTCCTGGAAGAAGAGATGCCCGTAAAAACTTACACTGGTCTTGGATACTGGACTCCCACGGGATATTGGCGTTTCCCTATCGGTAGTCAAAGCAAATTCGAAGATCTGCTTATGGAACAAGCGGAAGATGGCCCCAAGGCTGTTGAG GAATGGAACATGTTACGCAAACGCCTCAAGACACTTGGTGGTTCTACAACTGCAGTTTCGTTGTTGAACCTACGTCAAGATCCTGGTTTTTTAGCGACAACAGCTGGTAGTTTGCCTTTTGTGGCAACGCATCCTGATGTGTTTCTCGACTTGTCGCTTACGTTTGATTCTCTCCACAAGACGGTTGATAAAATTGTGACGGTCCCTTTCCTCCGAAACTTTATCGATACCATGTGCATTTTCTGCGGCTTCCCAGCCAAGGGCGCGATGACGGCGCACATGCTTTATATCTTAGAGCGCTTCTTTGAAGAGTCAGCTTGCTATTCTGTTCCGATTGGAGGTACATGCGAAATGGGAAACACATTGGTACGCGGCTTGGAAAAGTTTGGTGGCAAAATCCAGTTGAATGCTCACGTAGACGAAATTTTGGTCGAAAACGGACGTGCCGTGGGTGTTCGTCTCAAGAACGGAAATGTTGTtaaagcaaacaaagccGTGGTGAGCAATGCCACGCCTTTTGATACCGTGAAGATGCTTGGAGAAAAACAAGCACTTCCAGAAGGTGTCGCGAAATGGAAGGAAGAGCTTGGGAAACTCCCACGTCACGGAGCGATTATGCATTTATTTTTAGCTATTGATGCGAAGGATCTGGACCTTTCGCACATTCAAGACCCCGCTCATTTAGTAGTTCAAGACTGGGGACGTTCTTTACAAGACTCGCAGAACTTGTGTAGCTTCTTCATTCCTAGTTTACTTGACAAGACGTTATGTCCGGAAGGCAAGCATGTCATTCATGTATACTCTTCTGGAGGGGAACCGTATGAGCCGTGGGAAAAGCTCAAGCCAGGGACACAGGAGTACGACGATTACAAAAACGAACGCGCTAAAGTTTTGTGGGAAGCAGTCGAAAGGTGTATTCCAGATGTTCGGGATCGCTTGGAATTTTCCATAGTCGGATCCCCTCTTGCACATGAAGCCTTTCTTCGACGTGATCGAGGTACGTATGGAATGGCATGGGCTGCTGGTACATCAGCGCCCCAGGCCGGCCTTCTTCAGAATATTCTCCCTTTCCCATTCCCAAACCTTAAGACACCAGTCGATGGTCTCTTACGATGCGGCGACTCCTGCTTTCCCGGTATCGGAACTCCAAGTGCGGCCGCCTCGGGAGCGATTGCAGCGAACACAATGAACCCCGTCGGCAAGCATTTAGATTTGCTG
- the dsCYC3 gene encoding predicted protein (diatom-specific cyclin 3), which produces MDLSDLINVMVQQELSIYKTQDYLQPEFQEKIALQSVKDFPMLSNFSVGSSSSSSSSPINEFWREKICEWSFQVVDHFNFSREVVCVSIHMLDRFLSTRSVDKNTFQLAAMTTLFVSIKLSEPGRLSMRSMIELSRGYFKVEQMAAMEMTILRSLSWQIHPPTAYCFLKHLLFLPTFHCVPMEMRYDVLELSRFLTELSVMDYFFVIYRPSSVAIAALLIAMEANPGVTRTRLSDFSKEIGKLNHLDTRCKEVLDCRNRIRLLYVDGGYADNQAIRAQESRTETVSPICVSYGCTTYPDFA; this is translated from the exons ATGGATCTCAGTGACCTCATCAACGTAATGGTGCAACAGGAGCTATCGATTTACAAGACACAAGACTACTTGCAGCCTGAATTTCAGGAGAAGATCGCTTTGCAATCGGTCAAAGATTTCCCCATGCTCTCCAATTTTTCTGTTGGttcctcttcgtcctcgtcatcctcCCCCATCAATGAATTTTGGAGAGAGAAAATATGCGAATGGTCGTTCCAAGTGGTGGACCATTTCAACTTTTCTAGAGAGGTTGTTTGCGTTTCTATTCACATGCTCGACCGATTCCTCAGCACCCGTTCAGTCGATAAGAATACTTTCCAATTAGCCGCTATGACGACTCTTTTCGTCTCTATTAAGCTCAGCGAACCGGGTCGTCTCAGCATGCGATCCATGATCGAATTGAGCCGTGGGTACTTCAAAGTTGAGCAAATGGCCGCCATGGAGATGACTATCTTGAG GTCACTTTCATGGCAGATTCATCCTCCGACCGCATATTGTTTTCTGAAGCATCTGTTGTTTCTACCAACCTTCCACTGCGTGCCAATGGAAATGAGATACGATGTTCTCGAGCTTTCTCGGTTTCTGACGGAGCTGAGCGTTATGGACTATTTTTTTGTCATCTACCGCCCCTCCAGTGTTGCCATCGCAGCCCTCCTTATTGCCATGGAGGCTAATCCCGGAGTGACAAGAACTAGACTCAGCGACTTCAGCAAAGAAATCGGCAAACTAAACCATTTGGACACGCGTTGCAAAGAAGTTCTTGATTGCCGCAACCGTATTCGTCTTTTGTACGTAGATGGCGGCTATGCCGACAATCAAGCCATTCGTGCACAAGAATCCCGAACCGAGACTGTTTCTCCCATATGCGTTTCCTATGGATGCACGACTTATCCCGACTTTGCTTGA
- a CDS encoding predicted protein, which produces MQLLHSVIVPRHEFVSFSIVLGSESAGNVHTNMAEPVLISSALSTMSTGASIEALKELHLYIIATLKASVTSATNCSFAVSLISEAQVLFDTIQTFHPKCANGLGLHYRYLKGDTKNLAGLISLILPTSKGKLAVDVAGVLLTIGSSATLKWVLSTFLLLEDDSRKTNAMVACLSVTDSPDVLTGKSKASLMNMQRLSRRMSAIGGKPSTDHDGGQLSKEEKASLMIGFNSADSTRLMTERLRVLSASENNTFLRQYRMSAQERKAHLDLTGSNKSRFRRRKSDAKDPDFDGFEYKGLKSKNSVQGSPVQTFTQEGSTKRLSLTQSKNDSRTKPLGAPRGDVVASRRLSNFASALSSGWTSVHTQDEASNMYSGGRSQAQERAPIEKEQHQFDEEGSSVALDSVASQARVHVNIALNEDLSCSYKQSQLVSCAVEGVVQVQVITNDRKETPFFLFLKDVSSQVESLQENKKFANEVLKTLGNSSDDDFFDRKYSISVPQDESYFPILRYKCISELRPVPIRVQTRVKIDDGKCRVALQISSNPNNEAGLTDLTIIMGVPEEVIGESLATQPPGGVWNQSKRSVIWVVSELGDGEKFQLQVRFEVERNLVDAIFQPTFPVLVRCQCLFSQLSDIELEVREDPARSSAAMGMKIARRFRLSHRERP; this is translated from the exons ATGCAGCTACTACACTCTGTCATAGTTCCCCGGCACGAGTTTGTGTCGTTTTCGATTGTTTTAGGATCCGAATCTGCAGGAAATGTGCACACAAATATGGCAGAACCTGTGCTGATATCGTCTGCCCTCTCCACGATGTCGACCGGTGCTTCGATCGAGGCATTAAAGGAGCTGCATCTTTACATCATAGCCACCTTGAAAGCTTCCGTAACTTCAGCGACAAACTGTAGCTTTGCTGTCAGCCTAATAAGCGAAGCGCAAGTATTGTTTGATACCATACAAACGTTTCACCCTAAATGTGCCAATGGACTTGGTCTGCACTATCGGTACCTAAAGGGTGATACCAAAAATCTTGCTGGACTGATATCGTTGATCTTGCCCACTTCCAAGGGAAAACTGGCGGTCGACGTGGCAGGAGTTTTATTAACCATTGGATCTTCGG CGACTTTAAAGTGGGTGCTATCgacttttcttcttctggaAGACGATAGTAGAAAAACCAACGCTATGGTCGCATGCTTGAGCGTTACAGATAGCCCCGACGTCCTAACTGGAAAATCCAAAGCTAGTCTTATGAATATGCAGAGACTTTCACGCCGAATGTCTGCCATAGGGGGCAAGCCATCAACGGATCACGACGGTGGACAGCTGTCAAAGGAGGAAAAAGCTTCGCTAATGATTGGTTTTAACTCTGCCGATTCCACCCGACTTATGACGGAAAGGTTACGCGTCTTATCAGCATCGGAAAACAATACGTTTTTAAGACAATATCGAATGAGTGCACAAGAGCGCAAAGCACATCTCGACCTGACAGGAAGCAACAAATCTCGATTCCGACGGAGAAAGAGCGACGCAAAGGATCCCGACTTTGACGGATTTGAATACAAAGGGCTCAAAAGTAAAAATTCTGTGCAAGGATCTCCGGTGCAAACTTTTACACAAGAAGGATCCACCAAAAGACTTTCGCTCACTCAATCTAAAAACGACTCTCGAACCAAACCTTTGGGCGCACCCCGCGGCGATGTGGTAGCAAGTCGTCGCTTGAGTAACTTTGCGTCAGCATTATCTTCTGGGTGGACTAGTGTACATACACAGGACGAGGCTTCTAATATGTATTCAGGTGGTCGGTCGCAAGCTCAGGAGCGAGCCCCAATTGAAAAAGAACAGCATCAGTTCGACGAAGAAGGTTCTTCGGTCGCGTTGGACAGCGTTGCAAGTCAGGCACGAGTACACGTGAACATTGCACTCAACGAAGATTTGTCTTGCTCGTACAAGCAATCACAGCTGGTAAGCTGTGCGGTAGAAGGAGTTGTCCAG GTGCAAGTGATAACCAACGATAGGAAAGAAACTCcgttctttttgtttttaaaAGATGTTTCAAGTCAAGTTGAATCGTTGCAGGAGAACAAGAAGTTCGCTAATGAGGTGTTGAAAACACTCGGAAATTCATCGGATGATGACTTTTTTGATCGAAAATACTCCATTTCTGTACCGCAAGATGAGAGCTACTTTCCGATTCTTCGATACAAATGTATATCTGAATTGCGCCCTGTTCCAATT CGCGTGCAGACGAGAGTCAAGATAGACGATGGAAAGTGCCGAGTCGCTCTACAGATTTcatccaatccaaacaatGAAGCGGGCTTGACAGATTTGACTATTATCATGGGTGTACCGGAAGAAGTCATTGGAGAATCTTTGGCTACGCAACCTCCAGGCGGTGTATGGAATCAATCGAAGCGTAGTGTCATATGGGTTGTGTCTGAATTGGGCGATGGTGAAAAGTTCCAACTCCAAGTTCGGTTCGAAGTCGAAAGAAATTTGGTTGACGCGATTTTTCAGCCCACTTTCCCTGTCCTCGTACGATGTCAATGTCTGTTTTCACAATTAAGCGACATTGAGCTTGAGGTTCGAGAGGACCCTGCACGGTCATCGGCCGCTATGGGTATGAAAATTGCGCGACGTTTCCGACTTTCGCATCGAGAGCGACCTTAA
- a CDS encoding predicted protein, which translates to MDSFNKKIRDTKHKDIRGPETLWPDRSKATVLSLSIGGNQDKILSTPDYILTSPILFDSKTDGVAGRIYEDPKPISLRRTPKRWTEEEDAALLKLIETGGLREAAERGLPEVWIELADLLNNGRTNKQCRDRFQNHLRTGIKKGNWTKEEIKLIEDMYKSFGSKWSSIAQILTHRTENDVKNKWYAMKRVEERKTHYIEEFKSQRASCRTSAPAIKRRYESSRAAQMTHPRAGSNGACFNEASTDV; encoded by the exons ATGGATTCTTTTAacaagaagatccgcgaCACGAAACACAAAGATATTCGAGGGCCGGAGACACTTTGGCCAGACCGATCCAAGGCAACGGttctttcactgtcaatcggAGGCAATCAAGACAAAATTCTGTCCACGCCTGATTACATACTTACTTCCCCTATTCTGTTCGATAGCAAGACTGATGGTGTAGCGGGCAGGATTTACGAAGATCCCAAGCCAATTTCCCTACGCAGGACTCCGAAGCGCTGGACGGAGGAG GAAGATGCCGCCCTCCTGAAACTAATCGAAACAGGAGGATTGCGTGAAGCTGCTGAGAGGGGACTACCGGAAGTGTGGATAGAGCTTGCAGATCTTTTAAATAATGGTCGAACCAACAAACAGTGTCGTGACCGCTTCCAAAATCACCTGCGGACGGGTATCAAAAAGGGCAATTGGACCAAAGAGGAAATCAAGCTGATTGAGGACATGTACAAAAGCTTCGGCTCAAA GTGGAGCTCAATTGCTCAAATCCTGACGCATCGAACAGAGAATGACGTGAAAAACAAATGGTATGCCATGAAACGCGTAGAAGAACGGAAAACACACTATATCGAGGAATTCAAGTCTCAAAGAGCTTCCTGCCGCACGTCAGCCCCAGCTATCAAACGTCGGTATGAATCCTCTCGAGCAGCACAAATGACACATCCACGAGCTGGGTCAAACGGTGCGTGTTTCAATGAAGCAAGTACGGATGTCTGA
- the NAP gene encoding nucleosome assembly protein (NAPs act as histone chaperones, shuttling both core and linker histones from their site of synthesis in the cytoplasm to the nucleus. The proteins may be involved in regulating gene expression and therefore cellular differentiation), whose amino-acid sequence MTDINNNEQDPLQNIGVGDEDSDAEDDDTAEDNPMADLPDYVAHRVEKLRGLNEKREEIMKDYLTERADLERKYAVILNPLYEERATIVNGEKDDEISAEVTRRGDSSSAHHNDAEPYVKGIPQFWLSTMSQEETISESLTEEDVDCLEHLENITCEDFADGKGFVLRFHFAPNDYFHDAVLVKTYDVPNLLLSDEPILKNVHGCKIQWKEGKSLTHRQIKKKQRGKGKNAGQVRTISKMEKKESFFHWFEPPAMPKMDEVDEEQADELEEFFDSDYEIAQAFRSHVIPSAVLWFTGEIMAQEMIHAIEDLRESEETD is encoded by the exons ATGACGGACATTAACAACAACGAGCAAGATCCTCTGCAAAATATCGGTGTTGGGGACGAAGACTCAGACGCAGAGGACGATGATACCGCTGAAGACAACCCGATGGCCGATCTCCCCGATTACGTTGCACATCGCGTGGAAAAACTGCGTGGTCTGAATGAGAAGCGAGAAGAGATCATGAAAGATTACCTCACGGAGCGAGCCGACTTGGAACGCAAATACGCGGTTATTTTAAACCCGCTCTATGAAGAACGTGCGACGATTGTGAACGGTGAGAAGGATGATGAAATAAGCGCCGAAGTCACTCGCCGCGGAGATAGCTCTAGCGCACACCATAATGATGCGGAACCGTACGTAAAAGGCATTCCACAATTTTGGCTGAGTACTATGAGCCAAGAAGAGACGATCAGTGAGAGTCTGACAGAAGAAGACGTTGACTGTTTGGAAcacctcgaaaacatcacatgtgaagACTTTGCTGATGGAAAAGGATTCGTTCttcgttttcattttgctccTAACGACTATTTTCATGATGCTGTATTGGTGAAGACATACGATGTTCCGAATCTTTTGCTTTCCGATGAACCCATCTTGAAGAACGTCCACGGATGCAAGATTCAGTGGAAAGAAGGGAAATCTCTGACACATCGCCAGATCAAGAAGAAACAGCGCGGAAAGGGCAAGAATGCTGGTCAGGTACGCACCATCTCCAAAATGGAGAAGAAGGAATCGTTCTTCCATTGGTTCGAGCCGCCAGCAATGCCAAAGATGGATGAAGTTGACGAGGAACAGGCGGACGAGCTAGAAGAATTTTTCGATTCAGATTACGAAATAGCGCAGGCGTTTCGGTCACATGTTATTCCTTCAGCCGTTCTTTGGTTCACCGGAGAA ATTATGGCTCAGGAAATGATACACGCAATCGAAGATCTTAGAGAATCAGAGGAAACAGATTGA